One segment of Haliotis asinina isolate JCU_RB_2024 chromosome 12, JCU_Hal_asi_v2, whole genome shotgun sequence DNA contains the following:
- the LOC137258205 gene encoding transmembrane prolyl 4-hydroxylase-like, with amino-acid sequence MTVRQPMGILLLLTTCCFWSGGTNAGTHTRSHAGTQVQDRTCNKDSQQEWGNSKMKDHQCSDQESRTEQLTRLDPVKVGHVEPLNLVEGKVHERITLALNPPVFEIRDFMTSSECHYIRQIAIKNGLKISRVFSAAEKNPPESQDSVHDLREVARVSMQTYVHLDHDPILMGIRERLSAVTQLSLSFFDDSEGLQVVRYDVGGHYHAHVDSGPEMARGLPCCHQSRDCYPATSQCCQLCRYVTVLLYLSQVEEGGETAFPVADQDAEALSNLMSRRENFNLSHNCHNSSVVIKPREGTAIMWYNNHLDTETGWIGDLDPFSYHGGCDVLRGEKWIANCWVSASRFSDRHKPSIYASRWN; translated from the exons ATGACTGTAAGACAGCCCATGGGCATCCTTCTGCTACTGACAACCTGCTGCTTCTGGTCGGGAGGAACCAATGCAGGAACTCACACAAGATCACATGCAGGAACCCAAGTACAGGACCGCACCTGCAACAAGGACAGCCAGCAGGAATGGGGGAACTCCAAGATGAAAGATCATCAATGTTCGGACCAGGAATCTAGAACTGAGCAGCTTACAAGACTTGATCCTGTAAAG GTTGGCCATGTTGAACCACTGAATCTTGTGGAGGGCAAAGTTCATGAAAGGATCACTCTGGCTTTGAATCCTCCAGTGTTTg AAATCCGTGACTTCATGACCTCCTCGGAGTGCCACTACATCCGACAGATTGCCATAAAAAATGGCCTCAAGATAAGCCGAGTCTTCTCTGCGGCTGAAAAGAATCCTCCGGAGTCTCAAGACTCTGTGCATGACCTGCGTGAGGTTGCTCGAGTTAGTATGCAGACATACGTACATCTAGATCACGACCCGATTTTGATGGGAATCAGAGAGAG GCTGTCTGCAGTCACACAGCTTTCTCTCAGCTTCTTTGATGACAGTGAGGGGCTACAG GTGGTGAGATATGACGTAGGAGGACACTACCATGCTCACGTGGACTCGGGTCCGGAGATGGCTCGTGGACTGCCATGTTGTCACCAGAGTCGAGACTGCTACCCTGCTACTTCCCAGTGCTGCCAGCTATGTCG GTATGTGACGGTGTTGCTGTACTTAAGCCAGGTGGAGGAGGGAGGAGAGACCGCCTTCCCTGTGGCAGACCAAGACGCTGAAGCTTTAAGT AATTTAATGTCCAGGCGTGAAAACTTTAACCTGAGTCATAACTGCCATAATTCATCAGTTGTCATCAAGCCACGAGAAGGGACGGCCATaatgtggtacaacaaccacCTAGATACGGAG ACTGGATGGattggtgaccttgacccctTCTCGTATCATGGAGGCTGCGATGTATTGCGTGGGGAAAAATGGATTGCCAACTGCTGGGTGTCAGCAAGTAGATTCTCTGACAGACACAAGCCAAGCATCTACGCGAGTCGCTGGAACTGA